One window of the Halobacteriovorax sp. JY17 genome contains the following:
- a CDS encoding DUF6531 domain-containing protein: MKLVKLLLLLFLIPATVFGGVNLKNGNFYISYTDIIVPGGGHDLEVVRTYNSKSTEKGWFGFGWGSDYETFLTVSADGSVIVHENGSGANTRFVPKEAVDPVSAAQRIIEAMRKRTSVTEQVAKSLKVKLTNDAELRQAYARKFSVKAQIANGTVLYSNTRGLQQVHKVKDGFKRVYNDGKVQFFNKDGKLAQIKDKHGYTISFEYKNGNLLKIKDSQAKQLFFDWFQNGRIKSISSTANKKTAYKFEGDDLVESKDVAGNIFKYSYDANHNMKAISYSDDSKMEVEYTPRTQFVESVKSRSGDLTSYKYDSNPKNPDFHYWTVVTKKSPNGKSVSNRYEYEIKARPDGSQYTYRILTQINDLKTETIYSECCSLPLKITRGNHVTSFEYNSKGLLTKKTSTKGDYIELSYHKKFNKITKVVNKKGWTNFKYDEKSGNLAKAENSFGKSVLLIYDRKGRITKMHDYDKNTKKKRSLSFVYNAQGKPVEIKMDSIGKINVQYDNYGEIKKVESKAGHKMALQVTQAFQSLLAIVKPAGVNLNL; the protein is encoded by the coding sequence ATGAAGCTTGTTAAATTACTCCTATTATTATTTTTAATTCCAGCGACTGTGTTTGGTGGGGTTAATCTTAAGAACGGAAACTTCTACATTTCTTATACTGACATCATCGTTCCAGGTGGAGGTCATGACCTTGAAGTTGTAAGAACTTACAATTCAAAATCTACCGAAAAAGGCTGGTTTGGTTTTGGCTGGGGTTCTGATTATGAAACATTTCTTACAGTATCAGCTGATGGCTCTGTGATTGTTCATGAGAATGGTAGCGGTGCTAATACAAGATTTGTTCCTAAGGAAGCGGTTGATCCAGTTTCTGCAGCTCAAAGAATTATTGAGGCCATGAGAAAGAGAACAAGTGTAACTGAACAAGTTGCAAAGTCTTTAAAAGTGAAGTTAACAAATGATGCTGAACTTAGACAGGCCTATGCAAGAAAATTTAGTGTTAAGGCACAGATTGCGAATGGAACAGTTCTCTATTCAAATACTAGGGGACTACAACAAGTTCATAAAGTAAAAGATGGATTTAAGCGTGTTTACAATGATGGTAAAGTTCAATTCTTTAATAAAGATGGAAAACTTGCTCAAATTAAAGACAAGCATGGATATACAATTTCTTTTGAATACAAGAATGGAAACCTTCTAAAAATTAAAGATTCTCAAGCAAAGCAACTATTCTTTGATTGGTTTCAAAATGGAAGAATCAAGAGCATCTCTTCTACTGCAAATAAAAAAACAGCGTATAAGTTCGAAGGTGATGACCTTGTAGAGTCGAAAGATGTTGCAGGAAATATCTTTAAATACTCTTACGATGCAAACCATAATATGAAAGCGATTAGCTATTCTGATGATTCTAAAATGGAAGTAGAGTACACTCCTAGAACTCAGTTTGTTGAATCAGTTAAAAGTAGAAGTGGTGATTTAACAAGCTATAAGTATGACTCTAATCCAAAAAATCCTGATTTTCACTACTGGACAGTTGTGACGAAGAAGTCTCCAAACGGAAAGTCAGTATCAAATAGATATGAGTATGAGATCAAGGCCAGACCTGATGGTTCACAGTATACTTATAGAATCTTAACTCAAATTAATGATCTTAAGACAGAAACTATTTATTCAGAGTGTTGTTCACTTCCACTTAAAATTACAAGAGGAAATCACGTAACTTCTTTTGAATATAATAGTAAGGGTCTTCTTACTAAGAAAACTTCAACGAAAGGTGATTACATTGAACTTTCTTATCACAAGAAGTTTAACAAAATTACTAAAGTTGTGAATAAGAAAGGTTGGACTAACTTTAAGTACGATGAGAAAAGTGGGAACCTAGCTAAAGCTGAAAATAGTTTTGGTAAGTCTGTTCTTCTTATCTACGATAGAAAGGGACGTATCACAAAAATGCACGACTATGACAAGAATACTAAGAAGAAAAGATCACTCTCTTTTGTGTATAACGCTCAAGGGAAACCAGTTGAGATTAAAATGGACAGTATTGGTAAAATCAATGTTCAGTATGACAACTATGGTGAGATCAAGAAAGTTGAGTCTAAAGCAGGTCACAAAATGGCTTTACAGGTCACACAAGCTTTCCAGTCTCTCTTAGCGATTGTTAAGCCAGCGGGTGTTAACCTTAACTTATAA
- a CDS encoding response regulator: MSNTRNKDLKIVVVDDSDFSRNSLIEILEKNGFSVVGQASSANEAVPLLGTGANLFLIDIVMPEVSGIELSKIISENSKNTKIIMMSSLNMESIIIESISNGAVDFLTKPFGEKDLIRSIEKIEIEMEKDS, from the coding sequence ATGAGCAACACAAGAAATAAAGACCTTAAAATTGTCGTAGTAGACGACTCGGACTTTTCCAGAAACTCACTTATAGAAATTCTTGAAAAAAATGGGTTCAGTGTTGTCGGACAAGCTTCTAGCGCAAATGAGGCCGTTCCTCTTCTTGGAACAGGGGCTAATCTCTTTCTAATTGATATAGTGATGCCAGAAGTAAGCGGAATTGAACTCTCAAAAATTATTTCTGAAAATTCTAAAAACACTAAAATCATAATGATGTCTTCCTTAAATATGGAAAGTATTATTATAGAATCAATTTCAAACGGAGCTGTTGATTTCCTCACTAAGCCTTTTGGAGAAAAAGATTTAATACGCTCAATTGAAAAAATTGAAATTGAAATGGAAAAGGATAGTTAA
- the lon gene encoding endopeptidase La: MVTNYEGDNIEFKEELPLLPIRDIVVYPFMILPLFVGRESSIQAVEHALNKTDRLILLASQKDITAEAPEPSEIYELGTVAMIMRMRKLPDGRIKILVQGLSKARIVNFDQTEPFFVTKVAKVEDVAVESGAVAVNALMRNIREQLERVITLGKVLSPDILMVLEDIQDPGRLADLVASNLNLHVGEAQMILEVLDPVERLHKINDILSRELEILAMQQKIKHVAKDEINKSQKEYFLREQIKAIKSELGDEGSDQPEDEFEEFRNKISDCKMPEEANKEALKQLLRLEKMHPDSSESSILRSYLEWLTDLPWSASSDEIYDLDEAQAILDEDHFDLEKVKERILEYLAVRKLKDGQMKGPILCLSGPPGVGKTSLGKSIAKATGREFVRISLGGVKDEAEIRGHRRTYVGSMPGRFIQALKQAKTNNPVILLDEVDKLGGDFKGDPSSALLEVLDPEQNMNFRDHYLNVPFDLSNVMFIATANVLEQIPGPLRDRMEVLNLSGYTQEEKVAITKKYLIPKQMTENGITEDHIEFTDEGVQTVIKNFTSEAGLRNLERRIGALCRKVATKIAKGEVTKTQIIPNEVETLLGPPIYTKEDEKEFDEVGVATGLAWTAHGGEILYIESTKMKGKGLTLTGQLGDVMKESAQTAIGYIRSRAAELGVNEQDFEENEIHIHLPAGATPKDGPSAGITLATTIVSLLTDTPISKEVAMTGEITLTGKVLPIGGLKEKALAAMRMNIKTIVIPWKNKKDLIDIPEEYRKKLNFIPVKTIDEVLEVALVGWKKKEEKPKRKQSKNTLPPVAA; the protein is encoded by the coding sequence ATGGTTACTAACTACGAGGGTGATAACATTGAGTTCAAAGAGGAACTTCCCCTCCTACCGATCAGAGATATCGTTGTTTACCCATTTATGATCCTGCCGTTATTTGTTGGTAGAGAATCATCTATTCAAGCGGTCGAGCACGCTCTCAATAAGACGGATAGATTAATCCTTTTGGCCAGCCAAAAAGATATTACGGCCGAAGCTCCAGAGCCATCTGAAATTTATGAGCTTGGTACAGTTGCCATGATTATGAGAATGAGAAAACTCCCAGACGGAAGAATTAAAATTCTCGTTCAAGGACTTTCAAAAGCAAGAATTGTAAACTTCGATCAAACAGAGCCATTCTTTGTAACTAAAGTTGCAAAAGTTGAAGATGTAGCTGTTGAATCGGGAGCTGTTGCAGTTAATGCTTTAATGAGAAATATTAGAGAACAACTTGAAAGAGTGATTACTCTTGGAAAAGTTCTCTCTCCAGATATTCTAATGGTTCTTGAAGATATCCAAGACCCTGGTCGCCTAGCTGACCTAGTAGCTTCAAACCTCAATCTCCATGTTGGTGAAGCACAAATGATTCTAGAAGTTCTAGACCCTGTTGAAAGACTTCATAAAATTAATGATATCCTTTCAAGAGAGCTAGAGATTCTGGCCATGCAACAAAAGATTAAGCATGTTGCTAAAGATGAAATAAATAAATCACAAAAAGAATATTTTCTTAGAGAGCAAATAAAGGCGATAAAAAGTGAACTCGGAGACGAAGGATCTGATCAGCCAGAAGATGAGTTCGAAGAATTTAGAAATAAAATTTCAGATTGTAAAATGCCAGAAGAGGCCAATAAAGAAGCTCTTAAACAACTTCTAAGACTAGAGAAAATGCACCCGGATTCCTCGGAGTCTAGCATTTTAAGATCTTATCTTGAATGGTTAACAGATCTTCCTTGGTCAGCATCTTCAGATGAAATTTATGACCTTGACGAAGCACAAGCAATTCTAGACGAAGATCACTTTGACCTTGAAAAGGTTAAAGAAAGAATTCTAGAGTACCTTGCTGTTAGAAAACTCAAGGACGGTCAAATGAAAGGACCAATCCTTTGTCTATCAGGACCTCCGGGTGTTGGTAAGACTTCTCTTGGGAAATCTATCGCAAAAGCAACAGGAAGAGAGTTTGTTAGAATTTCTCTCGGTGGCGTAAAAGATGAAGCAGAGATTAGAGGACACAGAAGAACATATGTTGGTTCAATGCCAGGTAGATTTATTCAGGCGCTAAAGCAAGCAAAAACAAATAATCCAGTGATCCTACTTGATGAGGTAGATAAACTTGGCGGAGACTTTAAAGGTGATCCTTCAAGTGCTCTCTTAGAAGTACTAGATCCTGAACAGAATATGAACTTTAGAGATCACTATCTAAATGTTCCATTTGATCTTTCAAATGTAATGTTTATTGCGACAGCAAATGTTCTGGAGCAAATACCGGGACCACTCAGAGATAGAATGGAAGTACTTAATCTCTCTGGTTATACACAAGAAGAGAAAGTTGCCATTACAAAGAAGTACCTTATTCCAAAGCAAATGACGGAAAATGGTATTACAGAGGACCATATTGAGTTCACCGACGAAGGTGTGCAAACAGTTATAAAGAACTTTACTTCAGAAGCTGGACTTAGAAATCTAGAGAGAAGAATTGGTGCTCTTTGTAGAAAAGTTGCTACTAAAATCGCTAAAGGTGAAGTCACCAAAACACAAATTATACCAAATGAAGTTGAAACTCTTCTCGGTCCTCCAATTTATACAAAGGAAGACGAAAAAGAATTTGATGAAGTTGGTGTAGCAACAGGTCTTGCATGGACAGCTCATGGTGGAGAAATCCTATACATTGAGTCTACCAAAATGAAGGGTAAGGGACTAACTCTTACAGGTCAGCTTGGAGATGTCATGAAAGAGTCTGCTCAAACAGCAATTGGGTATATTAGAAGTAGAGCGGCTGAACTTGGTGTTAATGAACAAGACTTTGAAGAAAATGAAATTCATATTCACTTACCTGCTGGTGCGACACCAAAAGATGGTCCAAGTGCCGGTATCACACTGGCCACGACAATCGTATCTCTTCTAACTGATACTCCAATCAGTAAAGAAGTTGCTATGACTGGTGAGATTACTCTAACTGGAAAAGTGCTACCAATTGGTGGATTAAAAGAAAAAGCTCTTGCGGCCATGAGGATGAATATTAAGACAATTGTTATTCCGTGGAAGAACAAGAAAGATCTTATCGACATTCCTGAAGAGTATAGAAAGAAGCTTAATTTCATTCCTGTAAAAACAATTGATGAAGTACTAGAAGTAGCACTAGTTGGTTGGAAAAAGAAAGAAGAGAAGCCAAAACGAAAACAAAGTAAGAACACATTACCGCCAGTTGCGGCATAA
- the glmU gene encoding bifunctional UDP-N-acetylglucosamine diphosphorylase/glucosamine-1-phosphate N-acetyltransferase GlmU, with protein sequence MKYEVGTVILSAGAGTRMSLSLPKPLAPFLGKSLVDYPLSESLKMMSSIADSKSFTGLVTGHGKELVEEYVNKNYGNHQISYAYQKEQLGTAHALRCYFDQIEDAKECEYTLVMCADTPLIESESLISLYREAKDKNLDGVAATFKVATPKGYGRIIRSKNSGFHIVEEKDANDVERQVQEVNSGMYVLKTSFILEHLYSIGSSNKAGEFYLTDLFKDEYNVSPILFESASSFVGVNNLEQLEKAEIAMRKRIISSLRETGVRFVDSRHTYINTSNIGKGSFIHPNVSIDNLSRVGENVTLEPGCIIVNSTIEDGVTVKAYSHLEEVILRKSSVVGPYARLRPGADIGEEAKIGNFVEVKKSKLEKGVKVSHLSYVGDAEIGEETNIGCGFITCNYDGAKKHKTIIGKRSFIGSDSQTVAPVTIGDDCFVASASTITHDMKDGSFAISRPKQATKEGMAKRFLKSK encoded by the coding sequence ATGAAATATGAAGTTGGTACGGTAATTCTTTCCGCAGGAGCGGGGACTCGAATGAGTCTAAGTCTTCCAAAACCTTTGGCGCCTTTTCTAGGGAAAAGCTTAGTTGATTACCCACTAAGTGAAAGTCTTAAAATGATGAGCTCTATTGCTGACTCAAAGTCTTTTACGGGGCTTGTTACAGGACATGGAAAAGAGTTAGTTGAAGAGTATGTTAATAAGAATTATGGGAATCATCAAATTTCGTATGCTTACCAAAAAGAGCAGTTAGGAACGGCTCACGCTCTAAGATGCTACTTTGATCAAATTGAAGATGCTAAAGAGTGTGAGTATACGCTCGTTATGTGCGCAGATACCCCTTTGATTGAAAGCGAATCATTAATCTCTTTATATAGAGAAGCTAAGGATAAGAATCTGGATGGTGTTGCGGCAACTTTCAAAGTTGCTACACCAAAAGGTTATGGAAGAATCATCAGGTCAAAAAATAGTGGTTTTCATATTGTTGAAGAGAAAGATGCTAATGATGTAGAAAGGCAGGTTCAGGAAGTAAACTCTGGAATGTATGTTTTAAAGACATCGTTTATTTTAGAACATCTCTATTCAATTGGATCATCTAATAAAGCAGGGGAGTTCTACCTCACAGATCTATTTAAAGATGAGTATAATGTTTCACCAATTCTCTTTGAAAGTGCTTCCTCATTTGTGGGAGTGAATAATTTAGAGCAACTTGAAAAAGCTGAAATAGCAATGAGGAAGCGTATTATTTCTTCCCTACGAGAAACAGGTGTTCGCTTTGTCGATTCAAGACATACTTATATAAATACAAGCAATATTGGAAAAGGAAGTTTTATTCATCCTAATGTCTCTATCGACAATTTAAGTAGGGTTGGAGAAAATGTCACACTTGAGCCTGGTTGTATTATTGTAAATTCGACAATTGAAGACGGAGTTACAGTAAAAGCCTATTCACACCTTGAAGAAGTTATTCTTAGAAAAAGCTCGGTTGTCGGTCCTTATGCTAGGTTAAGACCCGGAGCAGATATTGGAGAAGAGGCGAAAATTGGAAACTTTGTTGAAGTAAAGAAATCCAAGCTCGAAAAAGGTGTTAAGGTCTCTCATTTAAGTTATGTGGGTGACGCAGAAATTGGTGAAGAAACAAATATTGGTTGCGGCTTTATCACTTGTAATTATGACGGAGCGAAAAAACATAAGACGATAATAGGAAAGAGAAGCTTCATTGGTTCTGACTCTCAAACTGTTGCACCTGTAACAATAGGTGATGATTGCTTTGTGGCCAGCGCCTCAACTATTACCCACGATATGAAGGATGGAAGTTTCGCTATCTCTAGGCCAAAACAGGCAACAAAAGAGGGAATGGCCAAGCGCTTCTTAAAATCTAAATAG
- a CDS encoding type II secretion system F family protein, translated as MSFFLALIGKSGLIGLIGLALFLLCYKYSQGIFDWIENQTFGTRSYIMEKLELLFIEIPEQRITYALLGCSVGLGCFMFLFLGLFSQWVLGFILGLVFGFIGFKIPKPIINYLVERRINEYSGQMVDALTLLSNGIRAGLSVPQAIGMVVDEMPAPVSQEFNMILQQNRIGVPLEECFDNLAKRVPTEDNDMFVSSINILRETGGNLAEVFDTIVEVIRERVRLKQKIDTYTAQGMFQGMTIFLMPYGIGLIYFVSDPDSVKPMFTHPLGILLTLVALAFDFAGGFVIMKIVKIKV; from the coding sequence ATGAGTTTCTTTCTTGCTCTCATTGGTAAATCTGGGCTCATAGGGCTTATTGGCCTAGCCCTCTTTCTTCTTTGTTATAAGTATTCTCAAGGTATTTTTGATTGGATTGAAAATCAAACTTTTGGAACGAGAAGCTACATCATGGAGAAGTTAGAGCTTCTCTTTATTGAAATTCCTGAACAAAGAATTACTTATGCACTTCTTGGATGCTCTGTAGGGCTAGGGTGCTTTATGTTCTTATTTCTAGGGCTATTTAGTCAGTGGGTTCTAGGCTTTATACTAGGGTTAGTATTTGGTTTTATAGGATTTAAAATACCAAAGCCCATTATAAATTATCTTGTTGAGAGACGAATTAATGAATATTCAGGTCAAATGGTAGATGCTCTTACTCTCTTGTCTAATGGAATTAGGGCAGGACTCTCAGTTCCTCAGGCCATTGGAATGGTTGTAGACGAAATGCCAGCTCCAGTTTCTCAAGAGTTTAATATGATTCTTCAGCAAAATAGAATTGGTGTTCCCCTCGAAGAGTGCTTTGATAACTTAGCAAAGAGAGTTCCTACAGAAGACAATGACATGTTTGTCTCCTCTATAAATATCCTAAGAGAGACAGGTGGTAACCTTGCAGAGGTCTTCGACACAATTGTTGAAGTGATTAGAGAAAGAGTTAGGCTTAAGCAGAAGATTGATACCTACACTGCTCAGGGGATGTTTCAGGGAATGACAATTTTTCTCATGCCTTATGGAATTGGACTTATCTACTTTGTATCAGATCCTGATTCAGTGAAGCCAATGTTTACCCATCCCCTTGGAATTTTACTTACTTTGGTGGCGCTCGCCTTTGATTTTGCCGGAGGCTTTGTCATTATGAAGATAGTAAAAATAAAGGTTTAG
- a CDS encoding aldehyde dehydrogenase family protein encodes MKLEDIDNAVLLQRQKYLENSYIELDKRLELLKKVQESIEDNEKEILEALKLDLGKPTYESQLSEILFVQNEIRSIKKNLKKWMRKKKVKTPLIHFPAKSYIQPEAYGSILIISPWNYPFQLLFSPLIGAIAAGNRVVLKPSEISSNTSRVIKKIITENFETEFITCVEGGVEETTRLLNNRFDYIFYTGNGHVGRIIMEKAAKNLTPVTLELGGKSPTFVFGDSNLDLVAKRIVSGKFFNAGQTCIAPDYVLVQENKYEELVDKLKIYIDKFYGKDPLKSKDYGRIINSSHFERLLKLISEDKVLYGGKHSVEEKYISPTIVSVEGEDTCMEEEIFGPILPVLKMTNLKSAIDYVTEREKPLAMYIFSNEKKVRDSILKRVSAGGVTINDTLMHITNEHLPFGGVGESGMGAYHGRNSFDLFSHQKSIFNASTALDLPAKYPPYFGKFRLVKWLLRFFG; translated from the coding sequence ATGAAACTCGAAGATATTGATAATGCTGTTCTATTACAAAGACAAAAGTACCTGGAAAACTCTTATATCGAATTAGATAAGCGTTTAGAGCTCTTAAAGAAGGTTCAAGAGTCTATTGAGGACAATGAAAAGGAAATACTAGAGGCCCTTAAATTAGACCTTGGTAAGCCAACCTACGAGTCTCAATTATCTGAAATTCTCTTTGTTCAAAACGAGATCAGATCAATTAAAAAGAATTTAAAGAAATGGATGAGAAAGAAGAAGGTTAAAACACCTCTCATTCACTTTCCAGCAAAGAGCTATATTCAGCCTGAAGCTTACGGGAGTATTCTTATTATTTCTCCTTGGAACTATCCTTTTCAACTTCTTTTTTCTCCTCTCATTGGAGCTATCGCAGCAGGAAATAGAGTCGTATTAAAGCCTAGTGAAATCTCTAGTAATACATCAAGGGTAATTAAGAAAATAATTACTGAAAACTTTGAGACTGAATTCATCACTTGTGTGGAGGGAGGAGTCGAGGAGACGACGCGTCTTTTAAACAATAGGTTTGATTATATTTTCTATACAGGTAATGGGCATGTCGGAAGAATTATTATGGAAAAAGCCGCGAAAAATCTTACTCCTGTAACATTGGAACTTGGTGGAAAGAGCCCTACATTTGTCTTTGGAGACTCCAATTTAGATTTAGTCGCTAAGAGAATAGTTTCCGGGAAGTTTTTTAATGCAGGGCAGACTTGTATTGCTCCTGATTATGTACTTGTTCAGGAGAATAAGTATGAAGAACTTGTGGATAAGTTGAAGATATATATTGATAAGTTCTATGGGAAAGATCCCCTTAAAAGTAAGGACTATGGAAGGATTATTAATAGCTCTCACTTTGAGAGATTATTAAAGCTTATTTCTGAGGATAAAGTCTTGTATGGAGGAAAGCACTCCGTTGAAGAGAAGTATATTTCTCCAACGATTGTAAGTGTTGAGGGCGAGGATACTTGTATGGAAGAGGAAATTTTTGGACCTATTCTTCCAGTATTAAAAATGACAAACTTAAAATCTGCTATTGATTATGTTACTGAAAGAGAAAAGCCACTTGCTATGTATATTTTCAGTAATGAAAAAAAGGTTAGAGACTCTATTTTAAAGAGAGTGAGCGCAGGAGGAGTTACGATTAACGATACCCTTATGCATATAACAAATGAGCATTTGCCTTTTGGTGGTGTTGGAGAAAGTGGGATGGGAGCATACCATGGAAGAAATTCCTTTGATCTCTTCTCTCATCAAAAATCTATTTTTAATGCTTCAACAGCTCTTGATTTGCCGGCCAAGTATCCTCCTTATTTTGGTAAATTCCGTCTTGTGAAGTGGTTGTTGAGATTTTTTGGCTAA
- a CDS encoding ATPase, T2SS/T4P/T4SS family has translation MAGHIITIIGGKGGQGKSQVAANLAFAYAAESRAKVLLLDFDKRASGDQNFITGMKSKKTVKDLSEFSGAIDPRSIMQFITPHPAGVSYIGMPSDPTASDGINADGLGKSLKAITNIFPLTIIDGGSEMNDLAAKALEFSTMIFLVVTPDILALNQTKRLYSDLVTMMFPKDMMQVILNQHQKGHPVTPEVVGKAMGKLPFANIPKDDQTCVMALNQKKPVMVIAKKSNFAKGVVECARKIIQKNILKSLAKLNKPTNVGASTDANAPMDGKAKSAWTELKSRIHKALVDEMDLKNSDDNDPKASVIMREQTKKMVVELLGKEDTKSIFQSREDMNRIVKEILDEALGLGPLEDLLADKDCSEIMVVGPDKIFYEKDGKVKKSEITFTNDRQVLNVIERIVAPIGRRIDEKTPYVDARLKDGSRVHAIIPPSALDGCCITIRKFPEEVLTYKNYVQWGSLTQNMADFLRIAVEGHRNIVVSGGTGSGKTTLINILGGFIPANERIITCEDSAELNFPQDHVVRLETRPPSLEGEGEIDIRCLVKQTLRMRPERIVVGECRGGETLDMLQAMGTGHDGSMTTVHSNNPRECIGRLETLVQYAGAGLSPKAIREMIANSVHMIIQQKRLDDGSRKITHISEIGGIQGEVITLQDIFLFQQRDIDKNGKIIGEFQATGFIPKFIEVLERKGYNVPRGLFSNSTNENKGGGSTPPASSGGGSTGGDGKPNPKQRPPGARPVKKRPS, from the coding sequence ATGGCCGGACATATAATTACAATTATTGGTGGAAAAGGTGGACAGGGTAAGTCTCAGGTCGCAGCAAATTTAGCTTTTGCTTATGCTGCAGAATCGAGAGCGAAGGTTCTTCTTCTAGACTTTGATAAGAGAGCTAGTGGAGATCAGAACTTCATTACTGGGATGAAGTCAAAGAAGACAGTTAAAGATCTCTCGGAGTTTAGTGGTGCAATAGATCCAAGATCTATTATGCAATTTATTACACCACACCCTGCGGGAGTTAGTTATATTGGAATGCCAAGTGATCCAACTGCAAGTGATGGTATCAATGCAGATGGGCTTGGGAAAAGTCTTAAGGCCATAACTAATATTTTTCCTCTTACAATTATAGATGGTGGAAGTGAGATGAATGATCTCGCCGCAAAGGCGTTAGAGTTTTCAACAATGATTTTTCTTGTTGTGACTCCTGATATTCTTGCTCTCAATCAAACCAAGAGGCTGTACTCAGACCTTGTTACGATGATGTTTCCAAAAGATATGATGCAAGTGATTTTAAATCAACATCAGAAAGGTCACCCTGTTACTCCTGAGGTTGTTGGAAAGGCGATGGGAAAACTACCCTTCGCAAATATTCCAAAAGATGATCAAACCTGTGTTATGGCCTTAAATCAAAAGAAGCCCGTCATGGTTATTGCAAAGAAGAGTAACTTTGCTAAAGGGGTTGTTGAGTGTGCAAGAAAGATTATTCAAAAAAATATTCTTAAATCTCTAGCAAAGCTAAATAAACCTACAAACGTTGGGGCGAGTACTGATGCAAACGCTCCAATGGATGGAAAAGCAAAGAGTGCTTGGACTGAACTTAAATCTAGAATACATAAAGCTCTTGTGGATGAAATGGATTTAAAGAATTCAGATGATAATGACCCTAAGGCCTCTGTTATTATGAGAGAACAGACAAAGAAAATGGTCGTAGAACTTCTTGGTAAAGAAGACACAAAGAGTATCTTTCAGTCTAGAGAAGATATGAATAGAATCGTAAAAGAAATCTTAGATGAGGCTCTTGGGCTTGGTCCTCTCGAAGATTTACTCGCCGACAAAGATTGTTCTGAAATCATGGTAGTTGGGCCTGATAAAATATTCTATGAAAAAGATGGAAAAGTTAAAAAGTCTGAAATTACATTTACTAATGATAGACAAGTTTTAAACGTTATCGAAAGAATTGTGGCTCCCATTGGTAGACGAATTGATGAGAAGACTCCGTATGTGGATGCTCGTCTAAAAGATGGATCAAGAGTTCACGCTATTATTCCACCATCAGCACTTGATGGTTGTTGTATTACAATTAGAAAATTTCCTGAGGAAGTTCTTACTTATAAAAACTATGTTCAGTGGGGATCTCTCACTCAAAATATGGCCGATTTTTTAAGGATCGCTGTTGAGGGGCATAGAAATATTGTTGTAAGTGGTGGTACGGGTTCGGGTAAAACAACACTAATTAATATTCTTGGAGGGTTTATTCCTGCCAATGAACGTATCATTACATGTGAAGACTCGGCTGAACTTAATTTTCCTCAAGACCACGTGGTAAGACTAGAAACAAGGCCTCCATCTCTTGAAGGTGAGGGCGAAATTGATATTAGATGTCTTGTGAAGCAAACACTTAGAATGCGTCCTGAAAGAATTGTTGTGGGAGAGTGTCGTGGTGGAGAAACTTTAGACATGCTTCAAGCAATGGGGACCGGGCACGACGGTTCCATGACGACAGTTCACTCTAATAACCCAAGAGAGTGTATCGGACGATTAGAAACACTTGTTCAATATGCAGGAGCAGGTCTAAGTCCAAAAGCAATTAGAGAAATGATTGCAAACTCTGTTCATATGATTATTCAGCAAAAGAGATTAGATGACGGTTCCAGAAAAATTACACACATCTCCGAAATCGGTGGAATCCAGGGAGAAGTAATTACTCTTCAAGATATTTTTCTCTTTCAACAAAGAGATATAGACAAGAATGGGAAAATTATTGGTGAATTTCAGGCGACGGGTTTTATTCCAAAGTTTATCGAAGTCTTGGAAAGGAAGGGCTATAACGTTCCGAGAGGATTGTTTAGCAATAGTACAAATGAAAATAAAGGAGGAGGATCGACGCCTCCTGCAAGCTCTGGTGGCGGTTCCACAGGAGGAGATGGGAAACCTAATCCAAAGCAAAGACCTCCAGGCGCTCGTCCAGTAAAGAAGAGGCCTAGCTAA